The Hymenobacter sp. DG25A nucleotide sequence ACCTTCAATACCTTGGGCGGCGCTTTTGCCACCAACGGCAGCTACAGCAGCAAAAACCTGGCGCACCCCAAGTTTGATTTCGGCCTGAACATCAAGAACCTGAACTTCCAGAATGCTTTTCAGGCGTTTACCTCCATCAAGAAGTTTGTGCCCCTGGCCCAGCAGATTGAAGGCATTTTCTCCACCAACTTTAACGTGAGCGGGGAAATGGGCCAGGACATGATGCCGGTGTACAGCTCCCTCACGGGTAAGGGCGTGTTCGAAATCATTCGGGCGGCGCTAGGCAACTCGCCGGTAATGAACAAAATCAGCGCCCTCACGCAGTTGCAGGAGCTCAAGAATTTTGCCGTCGAGCACAAAGACATAGCGGCCGAAATGCTCAATGGCAACTTCATTGTGAAGCCCTTCGACTTTAATGTGGGGCAGATAAAGCTCACGGTGGGCGGCTCCAGCAACGTAGATGGCAACCTGGAATACGTCACGGCCATTGATATGCCCACGGGCAAAGTAGGCAACCAGCTCAACAGCAAGCTCACCCAGCTGACCGGCGTATCGGATATCAAAGGCACGGAGCGCGTGACCTTGGGCGTGAAGATTGGCGGCTCCATGGCCGACCCCAAAGTGGCCCTGAGCAGCGGTAGCGTGAAAGGCCAGGCTAAAGACATAGCCAAAAGCCTGGTGACCAGTGTAGTAGAATCGAAGGTGAGCGACGCCAAGAACAAGCTGCTGGCCAAAGCCGGCCTGCAGCAGGACAGCGTGAAGCGCAGCCTGGCCGACCAGAAGCAGGCCGTGGAAGACCGCGCCCGGCTGGAAATAGAAAAAAAGCGCCTCGAAACCGAAGCCAGACTGAAAACCCAGGCCAAAGAGAAGCTCGGCAACATTCTGTTCGGCAAGCCCAAAGCCGCCCCGGTACCGGCCCCGGAACCCGCTAAAGCGGACACTACCAAGTCATAGGACAATATAAAGGGCAATATAATTTTGCTGGGTAACGTTTAAAGCCGATATGCGGTATAATACTTGCTCTTGGCCGCGGAGGCAGTAGCCTCATCGATGAACGTATTTTAGCTTCCCCTTCCCTCAAACCGCTTATATGAAGATTTTTCGTCTGATTCCGCTGGCTATGGCCGGCGCGCTGGCTCTGACCGGCTGTAACAACGACAACGATAATACCCCGGCCGCCGCCCAGGTGCGCGTGCTGCTGGTAGATGCCCCCGGCGACTATAAAGCCGTGAATATCGACCTGAAAAACGTACAGGTAAACGTAACTGATACCAACGGTGAGGACGGCTGGCAGACCCTGGATCAGGTAGCGGCCACCCGCTACAACCTCTTGGACTATGTGAATGGCCGCGCCGCCGTTATTGCCGGCAGCACCTTCCCCGCGGGGCACATTGAGCAGATCCGTCTGGTACTGGGCGACAACAACACCCTGACCCTGAAAGACGGAACCACTGTAGCGCTGAAAACTCCCAGCGGCCAGACTTCCGGCCTGAAAGTAAAGCTGAACACCGATCTGGAAGAAGGCGTCACTTATAGCATTGTGCTCGACTTTGACGTGGCTAAGTCCATTGTGGCGCGCGGCAATGGCGAATACAACCTGAAGCCGGTAATCCGGGCCGTAGCTTTGGCCGCGGCGGGTGCTATTCGTGGCACGGTAGATCCGGCGGCGGCTCATCCGCAGGTGCTGGCTATCCGCACGGCCGGTGGCGCAGTAGATACCCTCAGCACCTTCGCTGATAACGATGGTGGCTTCCTGATTCCGGGTGTATCGGCTGGTACGTACCGGGTGGAGTTCCGCGCCGGCGAGCCCTACAAAAACGTTGACAAGACGGATGTGCAGGTGACCAACGACCACACTACTGATCTGGGCGTTATCAGCCTGGACTAAGGTAATTTCAATGCCATAAAAAAAGGGCCTCCGCATTGTGCGGAGGTCCTTTTTTTATGGCATTGAAATTACCAGCCTTCAACCCTAGCCAGGCAGTTGCTGCAGCAGAGTCAGGAGTTCCTGCTGCGTGGCCTGCGTTCTGTTTTTGGCATACCAGGCGTGCACCTGCTCCGCATATTCTTCGTGCGTGGCCCCGCTGGCTTTCAGGCTGGAGAACAACTCCTGCGCCAGTACGGGCCGGGGCCCCCAGCTGGCAAGCTCTGTGAGGGAATCAGCGTGCAGCACCACCAGCCGCGGAATAGAGCGGGCACCGTTGGTGAGGTAGCGGTCCATCAGGTCCGGGTTTTCGTCGCGCAGGAAATAGCGGGTGCTGATGCGGCCGTTGCTGGCCTGTGCTATCTTTTCCAGCACCGGCACAATCTGGGCGGCATCCCCGCACCAGCCTTCCGTGAGGATAAGCCATTCGTAGCGGCCCGCCAGGCCCGTTAATGCTTGCAGCAGCTCGGGCAGCAGCTCCGTTTTTTTGTCGAGGCGCTCCATGCGCTGAATGTTGAGGCGGGCGTAGTCCGTGAGGTCCTCTGACTGCAGGGGGCCCGTGGTTTTACCCTCGGCCATCAGCTCATCAATCAGGGTCCGGTAAGAGTTATAGGAATGAGCCCCCGCCAGCCGCTCGGGACTGAGCACAGGGTCCGTAGTGATAATGGAGTTCATCTGTACAGCGTGAATGTCAAAAGAGGTATAACAAACAAAACCTCCCTTTGGCCGGCGGGGAGCCGGCTAAAGGGAGGTTTTCGCTATCTGTATCTACCTATAAGCTGGGCGTATCGGCCATAGCGGCCTGGGCAGTCAGCTCGCGGCAGTAGGTGATAAAGTCGGTATTGATGGGCTCCAGACCGTTTTCGCGCAGGCGCAGGGCCACTTGGGCCCGGTGGTAGTTGGCATGCACCGGCACGTGGGTAAAAATATCGGCTACCTGGCTCACGTAAGACTCCCCGGCCGAGTTGGTGTAGGCAATCAGGCGGTTAAGCTCGGTTTCATCGGCGCTGCTGATTAAGTGCAGCAGCCGCCCGGAGGTTTGCTCGTGCAGCTGGTGGCATTGGGCCAGGGTGTGCTCCTGCCAAACCTTCACGGGGCTCTTGGTATCGGTCAGCCGGCCAATCCAGATGGCCTGGGCGTTGAGTACGTGGCTGAACAGACGCAGGCACACGGCCGGAACTTCCTGCCCGGAGGCTTCAATCTCGTCTAATCGACGCAAGAGCGTGTTGTTGGCCCACACGTTGTAGGCCGCCAGTTTTTCAATGGTGTTACTCATGAATATAAGTGGTTGCAAAGGCGGAGGAAGCAGAAAGCGCGCGTCCGGGGTTAGCCGGCCATACGCCAGGCCGCAGCTCTAGGGCCCGGTTGGGAGGAGAGCCGCTTTAGCGCGCATCTTCCCAAACCAACTTCTCATTGGTTCGGTTCTTTTCAAAATCGGGGCACTTGCCGTCGCCGCGGCCCGTAATACCCCCGTCGGGCTGGCAAATTACTTTGCCCTTGGCGTCGTACAGGGTGGTGAACTGGTCGCAGCAGGGGGCGCTCTGGTAGTATACCGTTTGCCCCTCCAAGGTGTAGCTCAGAATGCGGGCCCGCGGGTTCTGGGGCTTATCAGCCTGCAGGGCGCTGATTTTCTTTTGCAGCCAGGCCGGCCGGGCCGTCGTATCAAAGCGTACCATAGCAGGTTCAGGAGTAGCCTCGGTGGTTGGATTAGCTACCGGAGCCGGGGTGGAAGGCCCGCTAACGGGGCCGGCAGTATCATCAGTAGGCGTGGTTACCGCCACCTGGCGCTGACACGCGGTAGTGCTGAGCAGGGCCGCGGCAAACAAAGGAGCAAAAGAGAAAAGCAAACGCATAGCAGACAGGAATAGGGGCGCGAAAGTAACAGGCAGAATGCAAATACAAGGCCGGATGCGCCCGGGCTACTGCTTACGCCGCCGGGGCCGGCGTGGTTCTATAGCCGCCAAACCCTAAAAGTGGGTCCGCAACTCCCAGAGGCGGGGTCCAAAAATCAGCAGGCCTACCGCCAGGGCTGCCAGGGCCACTACCAGCACCGCGCCGGCCGCTACATCTTTAGCGCGGCCAGCCAGCTGATGATACTGCGGCGACACCAGGTCGACAATAGCTTCTACTGCCGTATTCAGCAATTCGGCGCTCCACACGGCCCCCACCGCCAGGGCCACCAGGGCCCACTCCCACCGCTCCAGACGGAAGTAAAATCCCAGCGCAACCACGCCCGCCGTAGCCAGCGCATGAAAGCGTAGGTGCACCTCGGAGGTTAGGGCCAGGCGCACCCCCCGGAAGGCGTGGCCAAAGCTGGCGGCGCGCTGCCGCAATACCCGGAAACGTTGCGGTTGGCTAGCCACGGGCGTCGAACTCCTGAAAAATGGTCATCCGGAGCATATCCCACTCTGGTTTCAGGATGCTGAAGTACACGGAGTCGCGGCGGCGCCCACCCTGCGTAACCATATGGCTGCGCAGGATGCCTTCTTCGGTGGCGCCCATACGGCGCATGGCCTCCCGGGATTTCCAGTTCAGGGCATCGGTTTTCAGCTCTACCCGCTCACAGCCCAGCTCGCCAAAAGCATATTTCAGCAGCAGGTGCTTGGCGGCGCGGTTCAGGCCGGTGCGCTGATAGTCAGCGCCCAGCCACGTCCAGCCAATTTCCAGGCGGTGGTCGGCCAGCGCCAGGTTGCCGTAGCTGGTGCTGCCCACCACCCGGCCGCTTTGCTTATCTACAATGGCAAACGGGTAGCGCAGTCCTTTTTTTCGCTCGCGCATGGCCTTGGTCAGGTAACCGGCCAGCCCCACGGCGTCGCCGGGGTTGGGGTCCACGGTGAAGCGCCAGATTTCAGGGTCGAAGATGACGGCCTTCAAATCCTCAAAATCGGTAAGCTCCAGGGGCCGTAGCCGAACCCGGTCGTTTTCGAGGGTAATGCAGCGCGTGAAATCCATGTGGGCGTGGAACGGTTAGAGAAAAACAAAAGTAGCGCGAAGCTCCGGCTTCGCGCACGAGCAGAGCGAGTTATGACGTATGCAGACGCCTGCTACTCGCTGCACTCGTGCGCGAAGCCGGAGCGTCGCGCTACTTTTTGGCTACTTTTTAATCTCGCCTACCATGTCCTCGGGCTTCAGCCACTCATTGAACTGCTCCTCGGTAAGGTAGCCGAGCTGCAGGGCGGTTTCCTTCAGCGTAGAGCCATTTTTGTGAGCCTTCTGGGCAATTTCGGCGGCTTTGTAGTAGCCAATGTGCGGGTTGAGGGCCGTTACCAGCATCAGGGAGGAGTCTACGTGCTTTTTGATGTTGGCTTCCAGGGGCTCAATGCCGACGGCGCACTTATCGTTGAAGCTCACGCACACGTCGCCAATCAGGCGGGCGGAGTGCAGGAAGTTATAGATCATCACGGGCTTGAACACGTTCAGCTCGAAGTGGCCGCTCATGCCGCCAATGTTGATGGCCACGTCATTGCCCATTACCTGCGCGGCTACCATGGTCATGGCCTCGCACTGGGTGGGGTTTACCTTGCCGGGCATAATGCTGGAGCCGGGCTCGTTGTCGGGGATGTGCAGCTCGCCAATGCCGGCGCGCGGGCCTGACGCCAGCAGGCGGATGTCGTTGGCTATTTTCATCATGCTGGCAGCTACCGTTTTCAGGGCGCCGTGGGCTTCCACAATGGCATCGTGAGCGGCCAGGGCTTCAAACTTGTTTTCGGCGGTGATGAAGGGAAGGCCGGTGAGGTCGGCAATGTGTTTGGCCACGTTTTCGGAGTAGCCGGGAGGCGTGTTAATGCCCGTGCCCACAGCGGTGCCGCCCAAGGCCAGCTCAGAAAGGTGCGCCAGCGTGTTTTTGATGGCGCGCAGGCCATGGTCGAGCTGCGACACGTAGCCGCTGAACTCCTGACCCACCGTAAGCGGCGTGGCGTCCATGAGGTGCGTGCGGCCGATTTTTACGATGTGCATGAACTGCTCGCTCTTGGCCCGCAGCGTGTCGCGCAGCTTCTCAATGCCGGGAATGGTAACCTCCACCAGAATCTTGTAGGCCGCAATGTGCATGGCCGTGGGGAAGGTGTCATTTGAGCTCTGCGACTTGTTGACGTCGTCGTTGGGTGCCAGAAACTTCTTCTCATCCGAGAGCTGCCCGCCGTTGAGCACGTGGCCACGGTAGGCAATTACCTCGTTCACGTTCATGTTGCTCTGGGTGCCCGAGCCGGTTTGCCACACCACCAGCGGAAACTCCTTGTCCAGCTTGCCTTCCAGAATTTCATCGGCCACGCGGCCAATCAGCTCGGCTTTTTCGGCCGTCAGAATGCCGGCGTCGCGGTTGGTGAGGGCGGCGGCTTTCTTCAGATAAGCAAAAGCACGGATGATTTCCTTGGGCATCCGGTTGATGTCCTGGGCAATCTGAAAGTTGTCGATGGAGCGCTGGGTCTGGGCGCCGTAGTAGGCGTCCTGGGGCACCTGCACGGTGCCCATGGTGTCTTTCTCCTTGCGGAACTGGGTCATAACGCTATGGGGTGAGAAGGAAATGAGATAACAGAGAACAAGTAAACTGGCCAACCGGCGGCACCGCGGTATACGGCATGGGCCGGGCAGGCGGCGCGGCAAAAGTACACAACGGCCGGGAGCCCAAAGCGTGCTGCCCCGAAAACTCTGCTGCCCATTGGAATACCAGCCATGCCGCCGCTGACTACGTACACACCAGCCCCTGTTACGTGCTACTCTCCTCTCATCTCTACCTTGTTACGCCCTATGAGCACTATCAAAAAAGTGATTGAAGTACTGGCCAGCTCTGAGAAAAGCTTCGAAGATGCCCTGCAGCGGGCCCTCACGGAGACCAGCACCACGGTAAAAGGCATCAAATCTATCTACATAAAAGACCAGAGCTGCCGGGTGCGCGACAATAAAATTGTGGAGTACCGGGTCACCGCCAAAATCAGCTTTGAGGTGATGCACAAGTGGGTGCCAGGCCACGGAGCCGGTGCCGCGGAAGCCGTGGCCGGATCCGGCATGCCCGATTATAGTGGCGTGGAAATAAAAACGCACCCCGATGAGCCCCTGGAGGTAAAGCCCGGCGGCAGCGCTACCGCCCCCGAAAGCGGGGGTGGCTACAGCGGCTAGTTGGTTAGCGGTTGTCGAAGCGGAATATCACGCTTACCTGGGCCTTGTGGGCAATGCGTTGCCCATTTACCACGGCCGGGTACCAGGCCGGGCCCTCTTTCAGCAGGCGGATGGCTTCCGCATCGTACTCGTCGCTCAGGGGTTCTACTACTTTAATATCCTGCAGCGAGCCATCGGCCGCCACAATAAAGCGCAGCTTTACGGCCACTTTGGCCCCGTAGGCGGCGGCAGGCGGATCTTTTTCCGGGTAGCGAACTTCCCGCTCTACATATTGATTGAAGGCGGCCAGGCCCCCGGCGGGCGTGGGGGCAATATCCGGGATAGTGGGCATTTTGGCCGCCCGTCCCCGGCCTTCCGGCACTACGGTACTGGGTGCCGTGCTGGTCAGGGGCGTCATGCTCAGGGCCAGCATGGAGTCAGGGCCCAGCACACGCTCATTGTCGCGGTAGCCGGCGGCCATAAACGTGAGGCTGGATACCCCGGCCGGCACCAGCAGCTCAAACCGGCCGTCTTCATTGGTTTTGCTTTGCACGGCAGTGCCGGTGGCATGCACGGCTACGCCGGCCAGCGCTTTGCCGGTAGGCCCATCGGTCAGGCGGCCACTGATGCGGCGGGCCGGCTGTGTGGCGGGCTTCAGGGTTTCGGGCGAGGAAACTGCCGGGGCTTTACCGGCAGCAGTTGTGGTGGCAGCTGCCGAATCCATTGCTGACAATGGCGCCACCTGCGCGGCGTATTGCCCGCTGTCCGGGGAAGGTTTGGTGGTAGCTAAAGATGCCTTACCGGCGCCTGCAGCCGGTGCAGGTGGTACGTTGCGCCATTTGTTGCGCATCGTGGCCACGTAGCGGGTGCGACGGGCTTTCGTTTTTTTCTGAGCTACGGGCTTGCTAACCGGCTGAACGACTGCCACTATTTTTTTTGCAGCCAGTGGCGCGGGCGTGGTCACGGGGGCCGCGGCCTCCGGCTGCGGCGCAGCCGCTGGGGTGCGCGTAACTACGGCTTGCTGAGCCGGGGAAGAAGCGGCTGGTTGGCGGTGCGGCCGCATCCAGAAGAAAGTGCCGGCTATAACCAGTACTAAAATGGCCGCGGCGGCCTGCCACCACATCCCGCCTATGGGCCGACCAGCGGCCCCGCTGCCTACGCGGGCCTGTAAGCGCTGGTGTAGCTCGGTCAGGGCCCGGTCCGTGGTGGCCGCATCGGTTTGGGAAAGGCCCTCCAGAATATCGGCGCACTGCGTACATGCCAGGGTGTGGGCTTCTATGGTATGCTGTTCAGCAGAGGGAAGGTCTCCGGCTACGTAGCGCCGTAGCAGCTCTACGGGCAAATGCCGGTTAGCTGCAGAGGTGGCGGAGGAGGCGGAGCTATGAGGGTGCATTGAAGGAAGAAGGTGATTCGAGGTGGCGGCGCAGGTTGCGCTTGCCGTTTTGGATATGGCTTTTTACTGCGTTCAGGTCGTATCCTGTTTCAGTGGAGATGTCGCGGTAGCATTTGTTTTCGAGGTAAAACAGCCTCAGGCACTGCTGCTGGCCGGGCGGAAGCTCGGCCAGGGCATGTTCCAGCGCCTGCAGGCGCTCCTCGGTAAACAGGGCTTCCTCCGGGTCATCGTCTGACTGATGCCGCGCCACTACCGATTCCATATCGGCGGCATCAGAAAAGTGCAACACCAGACTTCCGCCGCTGTCGGGGCCGGTGCGTTTGTGGGCGCGCAGCACCATCAGGCAATGGTTGCGGGCCGTGGTGTGCAGCCAGGCCGGGAAGTTGCTGACCTCGTGCTGGCGCAGGGTATCTACCAGCTTTTCAAAGAGCTGCATCACGGCATCCTTGGCATCTTCTTCCTCGTGCAGGTAGCGCCGGCAGGTGGCAAATACCTCCGTCATGTAGCGTTCATAGAGCACGCCCAGGTCGGCTACGTCGCCGTGCTGGCGGTAGCGTAGTAGCAGCTCCTCATCGGAGAGGGCAGCCGGCAGCGTAGGGCGACGTTTGAACCACATAAGATGCAGAACCCAACAGGTAAGCGGGAAAGCTACGGTTTCGTTGCCATAAGATACGGGGTCTGCGGTTTATCTGCAGCGCGTAAGCTTGCAGGGCTCAGCTTACCCTGGTGTGCTTACCGAAAAACCAACGGCCCCGTGTGGAATCGGATGCCGGCCGGCATCAGACAGAAAATACTTCGTGATACCCGCATAAAAACTTACTCGGCAACTGCCGCACCGAAGTTGCCTTGCTGGCCCGCTCATCGCCCAAAAATGCGCCGCAAAGCAGGCGCAGGAAGGTGCCCGGCAGCAATGAATATCAGGATAAAAACAGAAATGCTTTGCCATCGGAAACCGCTCGAAAGCAACGCACAAACCCAACAGAATTTTCCGCGGTGAAAGCATAGGGGCAGGCTGGGTCCGGTACTCACCAGCCCAGTCAGGGGCGGCCAGCTGTTTGCAGACGGCTGGAGCTACTGCCCCTGTAAGGCCTGGTCTGCCCCGGCGCCGTTTTAGTTGTTATGGCCGGGGCCGCCTTCCCGGCTATTCAGATGCAAAAAGCCCCGCTGATTGCACAGCGGGGCTTTTTGCATGCTTACTAATCTATTAGAAAGAGCTCAGCGGAGCTTAGAAGGAGTAGTTGAGCGAGGCTTTAATCACGCGGTTCTGCGCATCAAAGCGGTTGTTCTTATCCAACGAAGACAGGCCGTAGTCGTAGCCGGCGCTGATGCCCAGGCCCATATCCGACTGGTAGCCCAGGCCACCTACTACCCCAAAATCGACGGGGCGGAACTGATCTTTCACGTCAAAATCATGCTGGTAAGCGGAGAAGCCAAGAGCGCCGGCCTGCAGCCGCACTTTGTTGCTCAGCAGGAAAGAGGCCTGGGGCCCGGCATAGAGATAGAAGCCGGGGGTGAGGTACGCTTTTAATAGCACGGGTACATCCAGGTAGGCCATGCGCGCCGTGGCCGTCACGCGGGTATTCAGGAAGTCAAACTGCTCGAAGGGAATCTTGCCGGAAAGCTGCATGCCTTTCTCCGAGTACAGGGCGCCGGGCTCAATGGCGAAATGCTCGCCCAGGGGCAGCGTAGCGTACAGGCCGGCGTGGAAGCCGGGCTTCATTTCCTTGGTAACGGCACCTTCCGTAAAATCGGCCAGGTCCATCACGCTGTTCACGGCATCACCGGACCAGTCGGCTACGTTCACGCCGGCTTTAATGCCCAGCTGTACGCCTTTGGTGGTAGAGGCAGCGGAAGTGGAATAGGTAGTGCGAGTGGGGGTGCGGCCGGTGTAGGCGGGTACACGGTGGGTTTGCACCTGCGCCTGGGCCAGGTTGCCGAACGCCGAAAACAATAGGGTAGCCGCGGCCAGGCGGCCGAAAAGTCGCTTCAAAATCATGGCAGTAAAAATCAGGAGTGCGGAGGAAGAATAAGGACCGGTAACCACAGTGCGCGCTACGGGCCGTCCGGCTTCTGAACAGTACTATTACAAAACCGTGCCAGTTATTTGTAGCCCAGAATAATGAATTATTTAATGATTGATAATCAGAATATTATAATTAATAACCGGTGTTTAACAGCACCAAATAGAGTGTGATAAGGCTGTTTTTAAAGCTGCCAGACGGTTATTCCGGGCGGGCAGCGGAGCGCAGCGTATCGATGGGGGCGGGAGCTACGGGCAAGCTGTCGGGCAGGGCCGCCGGGCGCGGCATGGGTGCTATTTTGGGAATGGGTTTTTTAGATGGTTTGGGCTTGCGGGCCGCCGTGGCCTTGGGCGTGCTCTTCTTTTTAGCCGCCGCAGCTTTGGCGGCCGCCGCCTCGGCCTTTAACTTGGTAATGCGCCGCTCCAGATTCTCGAGCATGTACTGCGCATCGGACTTAAACTGTGGCTCCGTGAACAGGGCCACGGCCAGCTGGGCCTCGTGGCGGGCTTTGGGCAGCTGGTGCAGCTCTATGTAGTCGTAAGCCAGGTTGAAATGGGCCAGGGCGTAGTTCTTGCGCAGGGAAATGGTGTGCTCAAAGGCCCCTGAGCTGGCTTTAAACTGACCCAGCCGCATGTAGGCATAGCCCAGGGCATAGTAGGAAAGGTAGTCGCCGTAACCGTGCTTGTGGGCTGCTTCGTAATGCTGCACCATCAATGGGAACAGGTTGTCTTCGGTGCGGCCGGGCTCGGCGCAGCCACACTGCTGCACCTCAAAATAGTAGTCGGCCAGGCCTTTATCCAGCTTATAGTTATCGGGGTACTTCTTGTGCAGGCCTTCCAGAATGGTGCGCACGGGAAAGAAAAAGGCCAGCGTATCGGTGCGGGCCAGCACCCGGATGGAGTCCAGCGGCTGGGTGAGCGAGAGGTTGCGGAAGGCAAACCGGCGGTAGTTCAGGTGCCGGCTGTGGTACTGCAGCGCCAGCTCCGAGGCCATAAGCGCCACGGCCGGGCGCTTATGCTCGGGGTCAAAGTTCTGCAGCAGTACAAAGGCCGACTCATACTTGCGCTCCAAGATCAGCTGGTTGGCCCGCTGCAGCACAATAGACTCGCCCTGCGCCCACGCGCCGGCCACTGGCAGCAGCCAGCTCAACAATAACAACACTCTAAAACGCATCATGCAGGAGAATAGCGAAGCAAGATACTGCCCCGGCCGCATTCAGGGCATAAACCGGGCCGGCTGACGGCAAAGGTCATCGAAAACTGCCCCCAGTACCTTGCATTTTCGAAATCCTTGGCTAGCTTTGGTCAACAACCCCCTGCAGATCATGCCTACGCCCGCGGCCCGCTTCTATTTTAGCTACTACTTCTACTACGGCAAACCGTAGCAGCGAGGCCCCTGTTTGTAGCATCATCCCACAAACTCATGCAAGCCTCCCTACCCGGAGGCTTTTTTTACGCCCTTTCTGATTCCATGCGTTCCGGTACCGCTCCTTTCAGCTTCTTCTTTCGCTACTACTTCTATTACCGGAAGCAGCGGGGCCCCTTTTGCATGTTCTAACCACTCAGAATGCAGCAACTACCTAGGGCCCCGCAACCGCGCCGGCCCTTTTTTATTTCCGTTTTTCGCTGATTACCATGCCGCATACCATTGCCATTCAGGGTTTCGAAGGCAGCTTCCACCAGATAGCTGCCCGGCACTACTTCGGCCCCGCGGCCCTGACTGCGCCCTGCGCCACGTTTGGAGAAGTGGTGCGTCAGGTAGCCAGCGGCACGGCACCCTATGGCCTGATGGCCATTGAAAACTCTATTGCCGGCAGCATTCTGCCCAACTATAACCTGCTGCGCCAGGCCAACCTGCGCGTAACCGGCGAGGTGTACCTGCAGATCCGGCAGCATCTGATGGCTTTGCCCGGCCAGCAGCTGGCCGATATTCAGGAGGTGCACTCCCATCCCATGGCCCTGCTGCAGTGCGCCGACTTCCTGAACCAGCACGGCCCCTGGCGGCTGGTAGAAACCGAAGACACGGCTCTCAGTGCGCAGCGCATCCGGGAAGGGCTGCGCACGGGCATGGCCGCCGTGGCCGGCAAGCTGGCCGCCGAGCTGTTTGGGCTGGAAATTCTGGAGAAGGATATTCACTCCGAAAAGAAAAACTACACCCGCTTTCTGGCGTTGGCGCGGCCCGAGAATGCGGCGCCGGTGGCGCAGTCCAATAAAGCCTCGGTGTACTTCCATACCACCCACGCCCAGGGCAGCCTGGCCCAGGTGCTGGTCCGCATTGCCGGGCAGGGCATCAACCTATCCAAGCTCCAGTCCTTCCCCATTCCGGCCAAAACCTGGCATTACTACTTCCACGCCGACCTGGAGTTTGACGACCCGGCCCAGCTGGAAGCCGCGTTGCGGGAAATAAAGCCCGTAACGGAAGGGCTGGAGGTGCTGGGCGTATATCACAGAGGCGCCACCTATAAGTAAGCCCGAAACCACAGAACATCAGACAGAGGCGAAGCATCTCGCTTGCTGAGTTTGCCATAGTAATTATATACCACTGCACGCGAGATGCTTCGGCTTCGCCTCTGCATGACAGATAAAAACGAACATCTATGCAAGTTTCCGTAGCCAGCCGCCTTCACCACACGCAGGAGTACTACTTCTCTCAGAAGCTGCGCGA carries:
- a CDS encoding DUF4382 domain-containing protein; amino-acid sequence: MKIFRLIPLAMAGALALTGCNNDNDNTPAAAQVRVLLVDAPGDYKAVNIDLKNVQVNVTDTNGEDGWQTLDQVAATRYNLLDYVNGRAAVIAGSTFPAGHIEQIRLVLGDNNTLTLKDGTTVALKTPSGQTSGLKVKLNTDLEEGVTYSIVLDFDVAKSIVARGNGEYNLKPVIRAVALAAAGAIRGTVDPAAAHPQVLAIRTAGGAVDTLSTFADNDGGFLIPGVSAGTYRVEFRAGEPYKNVDKTDVQVTNDHTTDLGVISLD
- a CDS encoding thioredoxin family protein; the encoded protein is MNSIITTDPVLSPERLAGAHSYNSYRTLIDELMAEGKTTGPLQSEDLTDYARLNIQRMERLDKKTELLPELLQALTGLAGRYEWLILTEGWCGDAAQIVPVLEKIAQASNGRISTRYFLRDENPDLMDRYLTNGARSIPRLVVLHADSLTELASWGPRPVLAQELFSSLKASGATHEEYAEQVHAWYAKNRTQATQQELLTLLQQLPG
- a CDS encoding DinB family protein; the protein is MSNTIEKLAAYNVWANNTLLRRLDEIEASGQEVPAVCLRLFSHVLNAQAIWIGRLTDTKSPVKVWQEHTLAQCHQLHEQTSGRLLHLISSADETELNRLIAYTNSAGESYVSQVADIFTHVPVHANYHRAQVALRLRENGLEPINTDFITYCRELTAQAAMADTPSL
- a CDS encoding DUF6970 domain-containing protein, with the translated sequence MRLLFSFAPLFAAALLSTTACQRQVAVTTPTDDTAGPVSGPSTPAPVANPTTEATPEPAMVRFDTTARPAWLQKKISALQADKPQNPRARILSYTLEGQTVYYQSAPCCDQFTTLYDAKGKVICQPDGGITGRGDGKCPDFEKNRTNEKLVWEDAR
- a CDS encoding diacylglycerol kinase family protein, with protein sequence MASQPQRFRVLRQRAASFGHAFRGVRLALTSEVHLRFHALATAGVVALGFYFRLERWEWALVALAVGAVWSAELLNTAVEAIVDLVSPQYHQLAGRAKDVAAGAVLVVALAALAVGLLIFGPRLWELRTHF
- a CDS encoding GNAT family N-acetyltransferase, with product MDFTRCITLENDRVRLRPLELTDFEDLKAVIFDPEIWRFTVDPNPGDAVGLAGYLTKAMRERKKGLRYPFAIVDKQSGRVVGSTSYGNLALADHRLEIGWTWLGADYQRTGLNRAAKHLLLKYAFGELGCERVELKTDALNWKSREAMRRMGATEEGILRSHMVTQGGRRRDSVYFSILKPEWDMLRMTIFQEFDARG
- the fumC gene encoding class II fumarate hydratase, producing the protein MTQFRKEKDTMGTVQVPQDAYYGAQTQRSIDNFQIAQDINRMPKEIIRAFAYLKKAAALTNRDAGILTAEKAELIGRVADEILEGKLDKEFPLVVWQTGSGTQSNMNVNEVIAYRGHVLNGGQLSDEKKFLAPNDDVNKSQSSNDTFPTAMHIAAYKILVEVTIPGIEKLRDTLRAKSEQFMHIVKIGRTHLMDATPLTVGQEFSGYVSQLDHGLRAIKNTLAHLSELALGGTAVGTGINTPPGYSENVAKHIADLTGLPFITAENKFEALAAHDAIVEAHGALKTVAASMMKIANDIRLLASGPRAGIGELHIPDNEPGSSIMPGKVNPTQCEAMTMVAAQVMGNDVAINIGGMSGHFELNVFKPVMIYNFLHSARLIGDVCVSFNDKCAVGIEPLEANIKKHVDSSLMLVTALNPHIGYYKAAEIAQKAHKNGSTLKETALQLGYLTEEQFNEWLKPEDMVGEIKK
- a CDS encoding dodecin family protein; translated protein: MSTIKKVIEVLASSEKSFEDALQRALTETSTTVKGIKSIYIKDQSCRVRDNKIVEYRVTAKISFEVMHKWVPGHGAGAAEAVAGSGMPDYSGVEIKTHPDEPLEVKPGGSATAPESGGGYSG
- a CDS encoding carboxypeptidase regulatory-like domain-containing protein; the protein is MHPHSSASSATSAANRHLPVELLRRYVAGDLPSAEQHTIEAHTLACTQCADILEGLSQTDAATTDRALTELHQRLQARVGSGAAGRPIGGMWWQAAAAILVLVIAGTFFWMRPHRQPAASSPAQQAVVTRTPAAAPQPEAAAPVTTPAPLAAKKIVAVVQPVSKPVAQKKTKARRTRYVATMRNKWRNVPPAPAAGAGKASLATTKPSPDSGQYAAQVAPLSAMDSAAATTTAAGKAPAVSSPETLKPATQPARRISGRLTDGPTGKALAGVAVHATGTAVQSKTNEDGRFELLVPAGVSSLTFMAAGYRDNERVLGPDSMLALSMTPLTSTAPSTVVPEGRGRAAKMPTIPDIAPTPAGGLAAFNQYVEREVRYPEKDPPAAAYGAKVAVKLRFIVAADGSLQDIKVVEPLSDEYDAEAIRLLKEGPAWYPAVVNGQRIAHKAQVSVIFRFDNR
- a CDS encoding RNA polymerase sigma factor, producing MWFKRRPTLPAALSDEELLLRYRQHGDVADLGVLYERYMTEVFATCRRYLHEEEDAKDAVMQLFEKLVDTLRQHEVSNFPAWLHTTARNHCLMVLRAHKRTGPDSGGSLVLHFSDAADMESVVARHQSDDDPEEALFTEERLQALEHALAELPPGQQQCLRLFYLENKCYRDISTETGYDLNAVKSHIQNGKRNLRRHLESPSSFNAPS